Genomic window (Bombyx mori chromosome 9, ASM3026992v2):
ttaaaaacaaatttgccTAATGTTCGATGTTTAAAAAACTATATTGTTTTACCCCTATGTGATAAATGGATAAACTAGCTTTTAATAGAGTTATTTGCTTATCATGCTATTTAATATTAGTGTACTCTATGTACTATGAGTGATCAGTGCTGccagttaaaaaatatttttaactaaatCTAGATTTTTACATAGTAGGTACTAAATCATACTTTGCtatgtattttatgtttatttacagAATTACAAAGGCAGATTATGTATTAATTATACATACATCTTAtcatatataaattacgtgtcacattgtttgtccgcgatgcacgcctaaactactgaacagattttaactttttattaaaatatgtgttttgttccaacttaggccataggaaggtttttatttcgattaatggtcgcaatatttattaattaacaataaaatgatttcttatctTCGTGAGCGCTTCGAATATCTGATGCCTAACTCCAAAGATGCTCGATAaccaatttttcttccccataTGCACACATCAAGCCgctttgatgattatttttttactgtttctTACTGTTCATTCAGTGCAACTGCAGAATTTAATTCCGCCTTCCGTACGTGTTAATACCTCTCTGGATGCTTTTGTACGTGTTTTCTACCCAGCTTTTGTCCAAATGAACGAAGTTTAATTAAGGAACGAACtagtggcgaaggacgtctcacctttcgtgtggtgcaggtgctgaccgggcacggatgcttcgggaagtacctgcgccggataggggctgagccgacgacgaggtgtcatcattgtggacacgacctggacacggcggaacatacgctcgctgtctgccccgcttgggaggtgcagcgccgtgtcctggtcgcaaagataagacctgacttgtcgctgccaggcgtcgtggcatcgatgcttggcggcggtGAGTCCTGGAAgtctatgctcgacttctgcgagtgcaccatctcgcagaaggaggcggcggggcaagtgaggcaaagctctcctcactacgcagaaacccgccgccgccgagcagggggtcgggaccggggtcgtatccgtgacctggccccctaagagctaggggtcccacccgttttgtgcagggagagacccagacgtggggtggcgtgctttgcacgctcacccgcagtaggaagccgggtgatggtagaccgcgttcccccgaccgctctgggggaaggtgtaacgcggtgccatcaaagcgggctctcggcccgctgaacgagggaaccggtggtcgtgtcgctggcggccgccggtccggcgtccgtgggacggtgggatggatgtaatgtgctctgcgtcaaccctgtcccgccgtctcattagccccgactgggctccggcccggtccgaggtagggcgccggttgtgagcggcaggagtttttagtgaggttcaactcccacataccccacctgccgcgcgggtggggatccggcgattttccgGCGACATACTTCACACTTGTTCCACGGCGAAAAAATAAGATCGTGTACGTGCTAATGAGGTTATATTATTAggcaatattttattaatttgcttAAATCAGTTGCTATTTATGTTGCGAACATGTCACCCGTTCCATTTTGAAGGCTGGCACAGTCGTTATAAAATCTGTTTGATAATTCCAGCGCATGGCATAGGGTGGCGGTATTCTTGTTGTGATGTTCATGGTCTCCGTTAaccattatttaattatgttgaTATGTTGCAAGTATGTTTTATATTTGCTCATTTAGAGATAGTAGTGGTTCTTGTAAACTATTGCCCATTATTCTTAATGTTATTACTATTACTGGTTTGCTGGAATAAAACTCATGACGAGTTAAGCTTGCCTTTGCATAAACCGTATACATCAAACTAAgtcttttacaaaaaaaaaatacacatcagCTTGTGCCAGCAGtgcgtattaaaatttaaacgtcAAACATGCTAAACGGCTCGAATGCGTTCATTCAAACTCGACAAACCAGTTAACTCGAGAAGCCTGTTGGCAATTTAAACAGGGCGATAACCTACCGATAAATGCtacacaataaaatataatttctcatTTCTGTCGCGCAGGCAGACAGAACCACATCGTACCGCGACACGTCTGAGAACGATAGTGTCGTTTGGTAAAATAGTGTAGTGtaggaattaattaaataaataaataagtgaaaATGTCTAAAGTGTTTAATTTTGGCGCTGGACCGGCTAAATTGCCAGAAGAAGTAAGTTGTATTCACGATTAAATAATGAATCaatttaaaaccttttttaatgTCGTCATATTGTTTGTTCGTGCATTCTTGTCTTGTCCATAGTATCAGTCAAGGTCATTTTATTGAACAATAAACAACAATTGCGCGTGTTAGAATATGGATATCTGACAGAGATTATTAAATTGACTTATAAATTTGTGTTTGCTGACATTTAATTAATGaatgataaataattatttaacggccgtctggtgtagtggtaagtgacatggtcactacacaagggggtcgcgggttcgaatcccgccaagggtagatatttgtatgataaatataaatgtcttttccagggttatggatgtatcttaaatatatgtatgtgtataataaaaatcttacatttatttccgctatctggtacctgtaacacaagttctttacgaacttaccacgggaccagttaacgtggcgtgcttgttagtaaatatttatatttatttatttattatttatttaataataataagttgatAATAGAATAGTAATAACCAagtacttaaatttttttattggttagatgtgtggacgagcttacggcccacctggtgttaagtggttaccgcagcccatagacatctacaacgtgaatgctgccatccaccttgagacatgaaatgtaaggtctcagttttaagaGTACAACaactgcctcgcccttcaaaccgaaacgcatactgcttcacggcagaaataggggggtTATACCCACccgacttacaagacgtcctaccaccagtacatataTACCACAACCAGTTAATATTGTATACCTAtttagaaatattatattatggtcGTTATACGAAAATACCTAGGtattagatattttaaataaacaatttgcaGGTCTATGAAATTATTAAGAATGAATTGacaaattttgaaaattctgGAATTAGTTTATTGGAAACAAGTCATCGTTCTTCAACATACATGAAGCTAAATGTCGAAATTCAGGATGTTGTGCGAAACTTATTGTAAGTAGCTACAgcctaataaattatatattaagctTCTTTATTGGTGTATACGGGCGGATTAAGTAAGTGGTCAATGAAGCAAATTTTCCATAAATATGAGGCTTGACATCGAAATCTCAgccattattatatattacggCTTTTCTAGCCTTAAATCAGGAATACAGAATTATTTCGGGGCAGAACGATGATGATCCTGAAGGAGGCTAACAATACGCCGAACTATCAATAATTAtgcacttactggtggtaggacattttgtgagtccgcacgggtaggtactactaccctgcctatttctgctgtaaagcattaatgcgtttcggtttgaagaggggcagctgttgtactgtaccttagaactcatatctcaaggtgggtggcggcattacgttgtagatgtctccggtaaccacgtaacCAAAGGCGAGCCGTGAATTTGTGCACCCATCTaggatataaaaacaaaatttaaatttaaatagattGGGGCTGTCGTTTATTAGAgtatttgctcgcccacttgtcctggtgaaactaaaaaggccttcgggccatcagtaatgattcaatcataaaaaaaaaaaagtttttatattcatatatttCAAAGAGTACAAAGTAATGCCGGTAGTACCTAACTGGAATGAACTCCTTTTCGTGGTGTTCCTTCAGTTCATATCATTATAGCAGTGATTTATCTTGTTTTGAAGGCAAGAACAACTTTTCATGAAACTAAAAATCTTTCGTATCATTCGAGGGTggaaaattacagaaaatatttttattaatttggtgGAAGTTTATGTGGATTGTTTTTTCGACAAATTCACTATTATAATTAACACATttagaaattaatatttaaaaaaagtatattttttcattacaaaCTGTCGATGTTTAAATGACAAGAAAACCTATGTTCATTTTATAGAATCTTTTATTATTGGGAATAATGGTGCCGCAAATGTATTCGTTCCGCAAATGTATTCAATCAAGTATCGACTTAAAATGAAGTTAAAACTcggaattgaattttttttaattaaaattgtaatttcccCTCTTACAGGCTTAGGAAAATAAagtaacaaatatattatagatacctaataaatttaacatttctGTTGAAAAAATGCTTATTTATGATTGAattcgttttaattataatttctgtTATTTTTCCGTTTAATGTTGgacattcaattttatttaggtTAAATGTACGTAGatgttaaattacatatttctatgaaaatagtaatatttattgtgaagcgtgaataataaaactaaaataggtTCATTCCTATATTCAAAACATCAACTCGCCTAAAAAAAGTAAGAGAACGCGATGTACAAAGGGTTAATGCATGTGAAGACTCGGTTCATGAGAGTTCATCGGTTCGTGAATTTAGTCGCTACctatcatagataataaatatacttaacattttttttattacttaaatggctcacaacccacctggtgttaagtggttactggagcccatagacatctacaacgtaaatgcgcggtgcgtcacccaccttaagataaaaGTTCTtcaaaccttcaaaccgaaacggattactgcttcacggtagaaataggcagagtggtggtacctacctgtgcggactcacaagaggtcctaccatcagtaagacTACCTAAGAGACTACCTCTAACTATGCGGAGCGGGGAGCCAGTGTTCGATAATTTGTAGTAAGAAAGTACTGTACATAGGTAAACAACTTCCTTTAAAAGTTTCAGTTCACCTGAACGAACCACTTGCAATAATATTCCATAATGCAAGTTCAGGTGTTAATTTTTGGTCGAagaatcaaaggaaaaaaatcttatttgatGGCTAAAAGTAGCatagataatatataaaaaaagagatttatcgaaatcaataaattttaaggGCCTTCATTGAGCTCtgccaaaataaattaaaacaagctAAAAATGGTCAATTAACCAAAAACTAACATTTCTTTGTGGTATATACTGAACAATAACTGCGCTGGAAGGAATATTCAAATTACATTCAAATCGATTGAAGactaaacattattttagaGATGTACCGGACAACTACAAAGTGCTGTTTTTAGCTGGTGGGGGTCTTGGTCAATTTGCAGCTGTTCCTTTAAACTTAATATCCAGAACTGGTACTGCTGATTATGTAGTAACAGGTATGTTTATAAATTagtacaattaaatttaataatagggTTTCATGAAAACTAAAATTTCCTAATTTTTAGGTGCGTGGTCTGCTAAAGCAGCCAAGGAGGCGAAAAAATATGGGAAAGTAAATTTGGTGCTACCACCGACAGATAAATATGAAGACATACCTGATCAGACAAAATGGAACCTTGATCCCAATGCttcatatgtacatatttgtacTAATGAAACAATACATGGTAATGATATCCTAAGTCTTTCCAATAAGCCAATAACTGCTCTTTAGATTCGAAtatactatttaaaataataatcaataattttCTCTAGTGCATATCTATTAGATTGCCTGTCTAACTGATTGCTTATCAAGGCTGTTGTAatggaaaataattattcaacaAATTATGCTATATGACTTTTTCTCAACAAGATACTTAAttgtaatgatttatttttacagGTGTTGAATTTGACTTCATACCAGATACGAAAGGAGTACCTTTAATCGCAGATATGTCCTCAAACATTATGTCGAAGAAAGTTGATGTTTCAAAGGTATGATTTTCTAATTATATTGTCATACTGATAATAAAATGACAACTTGTGCACAATAATcttgtaaattttacattttccaGTTTGGGGTGATATATGCTGGTGCTCAAAAGAATATTGGTACATCTGGGGTAGCGCTTGTCATTGTTAGAGAGGATCTTTTGAATCAGGCTCTACCGACATGTCCCTCTTTATTAGACTGGACAGCTAACTACAAACagaattcaattttaaacactCCACCTATGTTTGCGTAAGTTAcaaagtattatttataatggcTTACTTATTATGATGAAAAATGACTATGATctcatttatataataatttttagacTTTAGTGTCGGCCGTAGATATGTTCATACTTATTATGCCTGTTTAATCTCGAAACTTTAAATTTCAGCATCTATATAATGGGTCGAGTATTACAATGGATTCAAAGGAATGGAGGATTAGAAGGAATGTCTCAATTGGCAACAAAGAAAGCCTCACTTATCTACAACACAATTGAGCAATCAAATGGTTTTTATTATGCCCCTGTAGCTAAAAATGTTCGCAGTAAAATGAATGTGCCATTCAGAATTGGTTGCCCTGGTGATGATGCCTTAGAAAAAGAATTCTTGAAGGGTGCTGAGACTTTGGGACTTATTCAGCTAAAAGGACACAGGTAAATACCTTTCCCTGAAAAAAAGCTCTACTATCTTTGACATATACTTGAgagttactatacttgagaacttagaacttgtatctcaaggtgggtggcgcatttacgttgtggatgtctatgggctccagtaaccacttaaaatcaggtgggctatgagctcgtccacccatctaagcaataaaaaaaaaaaaaaaaaattattgaaaatgtaTGATATATTGATTGACAACCTTTAACATAAGTtaagttgtaaaaaatgtttaaaatctacATCATACATAATATTCACATCATATTCTTTAGCCACAGTATCTGCTAAATCGTGTCTTTACATTCACCTTATCATTTCTGAATCACCTTGTCTTTTACAAGTATCATTTGCAATGTCACATGTGCTATGTCACATGCTtctatatattttgttatttgttttgtattgttagtaaataaagaataaattttatcaatgtcacctctataatttaaattatgatttaattCACTTTAGTTCATTATTGTTCAAAGCTAAATCAAATTGTAAGACGTTGAGATTGATCAAAAGACTAGAGGTTGATCAGTCAAATGGTGTTTCATATTATAATGgtctattgtttttttgtttgtttgttgtttttttttatttagttttttttctcagTAGTTACCGTAGCCTTATTAGACGCCCTAACTCATGTTTCAATATTTCCTGTTATATCAAAGctactttactagtattgtgaATCTGCACTGTACCACGACCTTagctatttctttttttttttttttgcgacgaaaatgcggaccgcatcgcagtccgcatccgccgacgcgccgtcccgtcctcctggaccttagctatttctgccgtaacaTTGTAGTAATAGTAGTCATAAACACTGCACAGAGAAATTAATGgagattgtgtttttttttcagagaCGTTGGCGGTATTCGTGCCTCAATATATAATGCAGTGACCCTAGAGGAGGTTCAAGCTCTCGTTCAGTACATGGAGGAGTTCTATAAAAAACATTCCaagtaaatattgttaaatttatacaagcaatatatactttttgtatgttatttggaatttgttgttttatattgttgtattaatatatgtatataattaaaatcaattttgtatcaaatatagtattttattaaaagggATTTAATTTTGTAAGATCGCATCAGAACTGTTTTGCGTATTCATCGTACATATAAACTCCTATCTCTAGATAATAAGAATCACTTGATTTAATAATAGGAATGTTTAACTTTAGTTGTTGCTATCTGTTTCGTGCAAACATATTCATTCGTATCAGATAATAgtgatattatgtttatttagatTAGGTGGAAAAGTAGATTTGTAAGATATTTTAATGAGGTTGAAGCTAATTAATTCTGAtgggttttttattgctattgtaggcagacgagcatatgatcCAATTGGTGAGTAATTACTGTCgttcatctatatctatactaatatataaatctacagtggtttttacggatgttccgttataactactgaactatgcatccgattgacttgaaactcggtatccatgtagaaaatacatgtacttaatggataggctaatatttatatgagtgttggactccctacaccagttgcgggggcgttaatgatgagaatctttgtgggggtgagaaataataatgttaattttaaatgcccagcggagcagacgggtacagctagtctatgTATAAAATGGTTAACCGACTAGTGTAAATGTGAAATATGTAGGGTAGGTAGTTTGGTTACACATACTATATGAAATCATTTGGAAGTCATAGCCACGTTTTAGCTTATACTATAAAATAAGGTAGTGACCATTTGTGATCCACACATCATTTTGGTACATAATATGATCCAGAACAACAGAAGGTGCATCGCTATGGCGCAATTTCGTTGAAACTTGGTTTTACCGGTACTGATTCAACAATTTGAGCATTTTCACTTTTTtgtgttaaatgttttttttttgcttgacgggtggacgagctcacatcccacctggtgttaagtggttactggagcccatagatatctacaacgtaaatgagccaaccaccttgagatttaagttctatttctctctcagtatatttacaacggctgccccacccttcaagccgaaatacattactgcatcacggccgaaataagcagggtggtggtacctacccgtgcgaactcgcaAGAtatcctacgaccagtaatgttttttattcgttttcttatattgttgatattttttCCCGCAATATAAGTGGTTATGTAAACAAATGCTTGTTTGTAATTTGTACGCGGGGAGATCCCGCGTCTTTACGTAAACGGTCAATCAGGCAGATGTGCATTTTACGTCACACGGAATGATGTCGCACTGTGTTATTAATCAGTGatgataaaaatgtatataaacaaCGTGTCCCAAAATTCAACGATTTCAACGATTCAGAGGGTGGGCCTTCTACAGAAAAAAGTTGAAATTACCATGACACAAGTTTATGTTGTATTATGTTGTAGCATTACTATCCACTATAATATAACCTTTAAAAGTCCAGGAATGCCCAGGAATGTAGTTTTTACACAAAAATCAATCAAGAATATTTTTTcccaatacataataatattgtgtattttttcttttttttttctcgagtATTTATGAGCAGGCCCACCCTCTGGGGCTCGCTTATCGTTAAATTTTAGGGCATGTATATATTCTAAGTTAAGTAGAAATCGAATTTtgtcaatttataaatattatttaaatcttGTAATTGTGTAGGCTGAGTTATCTAAATACGGATTGATTTAAGACCCTCAACTTCATCTGTGGTTTCGGGATCTTTGTATCAACATTaagtattgtttatttaattgccTTTTATCAGAGAAGCTTAGAAAATTATTTAGAAGGAACAAAGAAATCGAGAAGTCAAAAGCAGCGTCAgtagataaaaaaaagctcAGTAATATGTAGAACTTTGCTTATTATAGGAATAACAAGACATTTTAAATAGAGATCCTTAAAACAGATCTATGTGTTGTAACTAAAATAGTTTCAAagttattattcaaaatattacaTACAAGTATTCGTCGGTAGACGTGTCAAATGTCAACATTATCATAAAATTGATAACTGTATTCAAGATGTTGTAACCGGCAATGTTGTGGGTACTTGCATAATTTGAAGATTActtgaaacttttttaaatacttaggtaatttacaatgtttttattgcctatTCGAAGTTTATCGTTTTTCTAGCATCGTTTTGATTTGAAACTGgacgaaacgaaaaagcgacgtGAAAGGAAACTACGACTATGCCAGTGCTTACGAATGGCTGAAGttataataacatcgtgtaacaaaaataaatttcgcAAAAATTactatttgcataattactgctGTTATTATTACTATTCTGGTTATTTCTGCTGCGTCGTTATATGTGTTCCAGTTTTATGGGTGGATCagctattttgtaataaaatgtagacttaaagtatattttatagggttgcatttacattgtgatgtCAATGAGCAAACACATAACCTTTTGAGCCGCGAGATCAGTTACCATAATATCTTATAGAAAGAAAGGAAGAAACGTATTTGTATAGGATTTAGACAGAgagagtggttactggagcccatagacatctacgacgtaaatgcgccacctaccttgagatataagttctaaggtctcaagtatagttacagcggctgccccactcttcaaaccgaaacgcattactgttgcttcactgcagaaataggcagggtggtaaaaACCGTTACCGTTTGTGAACTACATGATTTTTTTCCATTACCCAACTCGAatttacttaacaaaaaaaGGCAATGCTTCTGTTGACGTCCAGGCACACACGATCTCACTGTTTACCTAAAGTTGAGTGGTTTTCGTAACCCATTTACATCACAACGTGAGTACTGTAACCAACTATACGATCAAAGTCtcaatgtatttaaatattatttgtctagatCTGTCCTATAGCTCAGGGCTGTCCAAGCTTTTGCgggctaattaaatttactataaTGCAGAAaaacttgtttaaaaaaaacaaaatacgttCCGGGAATTCCCCAAATAATAGTAAAAGATAGCTTCATTTTTAAAT
Coding sequences:
- the Psat1 gene encoding phosphoserine aminotransferase 1; the protein is MSKVFNFGAGPAKLPEEVYEIIKNELTNFENSGISLLETSHRSSTYMKLNVEIQDVVRNLLDVPDNYKVLFLAGGGLGQFAAVPLNLISRTGTADYVVTGAWSAKAAKEAKKYGKVNLVLPPTDKYEDIPDQTKWNLDPNASYVHICTNETIHGVEFDFIPDTKGVPLIADMSSNIMSKKVDVSKFGVIYAGAQKNIGTSGVALVIVREDLLNQALPTCPSLLDWTANYKQNSILNTPPMFAIYIMGRVLQWIQRNGGLEGMSQLATKKASLIYNTIEQSNGFYYAPVAKNVRSKMNVPFRIGCPGDDALEKEFLKGAETLGLIQLKGHRDVGGIRASIYNAVTLEEVQALVQYMEEFYKKHSK